In one Lycium barbarum isolate Lr01 chromosome 7, ASM1917538v2, whole genome shotgun sequence genomic region, the following are encoded:
- the LOC132601566 gene encoding uncharacterized protein LOC132601566: MATANKTRPSCARVKVEVDLLGEFPKRINIRIKKKRHNEQDCYVIHPELYPKDKEQSSDKEQEENSKVDQRKNKDQKNAKNSRSEIKEYKGTNANIMKGKEIADKVRPAEGIDNDGFKEKKGKQGITGTFIENTYEDIIDVTDVHKSSDLEAKMSDALNQIVTVQQIVDNNEKVKEKQMEESKEKQIDESNKVERISVKAWIEKNFGKQLNHKGEILSQQVSKVISGTFSQKKEHDSEETGDILIHKNLEEENKLGDVLQEHDDHDDTPISKEEVEDNQGKEGTRPPESNSSVILPVEQVENAHHEEQDEIRSQADLNSQDEEDLTQNIDDIAQEADLFPRSVQKLKQATNKQKPVRSTSIPVAGVSTRRSKNKTNNSQ; this comes from the exons ATGGCCACAGCCAATAAAACCAGGCCAAGTTGTGCGAGAGTGAAGGTAGAGGTAGACTTGCTTGGAGAATTCCCAAAGAGAATCAATATACGAATAAAGAAGAAGA GACATAATGAGCAAGATTGCTATGTCATTCATCCAGAATTGTATCCCAAGGATAAAGAACAAAGCTCAGACAAAGAACAGGAGGAAAACAGCAAGGTAGATCAAAGGAAGAATAAGGACCAAAAGAATGCAAAAAATAGCAGGTCTGAGATTAAGGAGTACAAAGGGACTAATGCTAACATAATGAAAGGGAAGGAAATAGCAGACAAGGTGCGGCCTGCAGAGGGCATTGACAATGATGGATTCAAGGAGAAGAAaggaaaacaaggaataacaggCACTTTCATAGAG AACACATATgaggatataatagatgtgaCTGATGTGCATAAATCCTCAGATTTAGAAGCAAAGATGTCTGATGCTCTAAATCAGATAGTTACAGTGCAGCAAATTGTAGACAATAATGAGAAGGTCAAGGAAAAGCAGATGGAAGAATCAAAGGAAAAGCAAATAGATGAATCAAATAAGGTGGAGAGGATATCAGTAAAGGCATGGATTGAGAAGAATTTTGGTAAACAACTCAATCATAAAGGGGAGATTTTATCTCAGCAGGTATCTAAGGTGATTTCAGGTACATTTAGTCAAAAGAAGGAACATGATTCAGAAGAAACTGGTGATATCTTAATCCATAAAAACTTGGAGGAAGAAAACAAGTTAGGTGATGTGCTGCAGGagcatgatgatcatgatgatACTCCTATATCAAAGGAGGAAGTGGAGGATAATCAAGGAAAAGAAGGTACAAGGCCACCAGAGAGTAATAGTTCTGTCATTTTGCCTGTGGAACAAGTAGAGAATGCACATCATGAAGAGCAAGATGAGATACGATCCCAAGCTGATCTCAATAGCCAAGATGAGGAAGATTTAACTCAGAACATTGATGATATAGCACAGGAGGCAGATTTATTCCCTAGAAGTGTGCAGAAATTGAAACAAGCAACGAATAAACAAAAACCTGTCAGAAGTACCAGTATTCCAGTGGCAGGAGTTTCAACAAGGAGGAGTAAGAACAAAACTAATAATTCTCAATGA